From Maniola jurtina chromosome 7, ilManJurt1.1, whole genome shotgun sequence:
gaatacagtcaaaatattatataagtaatttttttcactaaccagaagcgagtgagttccttgcgtgagaagatctgggaatgaaaattgtttagtaacaaatctatggagtcaagttttcaaaacaattgtatatacttgtatgacattcgtccgcattatgcaatctctagcgacatgttagaacctgtttaatattaagttcttacgaatttcaatttcatactattatcacaaggtttaaattaaaatgtatacctacattttaatataatcatcgacaaataatagtgcgctagacaagtgcgaagtgaaacacgaatgtgatacctacaagcaataccttaaaatttaaatcaactagcaataatatgaagttatttaataagttgcatttttaaaattatcatcaatcagtaatatgaagttgataaaacaggctgaatcattaaaaataaattatatagatgttgaaacaccaccaccatgctttagccgacatagtaaacttctaccaaacacaattcgatgcataatttgcggaccctccaactgtgggaaaacaaatattatgataaacttattattgcacgaaaatggacttaaattccaaaatgtttatatttactcaaagtccacttttcaatctaaatattgtttcctacaaaaagtttttcaaaatactccagatgttaaatttattatgttcaaaaatagtgaagaagttatttcgccaactgaagccttaagaaattctattttcatttttgacgacgtgacttgtgaaaatcaagttaatattcgaaattatttttcgatgggcagacacaaacaaattgattgcttttacttgacccaaacatattcaaaaattcctaagcaattaatacgtgacaatgttaactttttaattattttcaagcaagatgatataaacttaaaacatatatataaggaacatgttaattctgatatgagctggcatgtctttaaacaattgtgtgcaagtatttggaaagatccgtttatgtttttatcaatcaacaaagattgcgaactaaataacggtcggtacagaaaaacatttgacatattcgtgaaattcgactaacaattttacaattatataccacatacgagacacaaatttagtcagtcaaatgagagcactggtaagaatacctacccatatttaatttaaaaatggaagccgttgtaaagaaacaattaattaaatcaattgaaaccatcaaaaagaaagcaaaacaaatgcgtgaagaagaagatgatttagaactaaaaaggcgcaaactttttaaatccataacggatccattagaatccatagtattgcaaaaaaaagaaaataaaaacaatagtcaccatgatttaccagatacatgttcaccttcaacttctgataaaattaaaaacatagaaaatgatgataaaaattatgtaacaccaaaaccaataacttctacccaaaattttgaagaaatcgaagaattctatactccatctccaacgcctgaaaaaagcaatgaaatctataatttgaatgtaccttttggtgtacgtaatgaaaatagtaatttaatgattggaaatacaaaagtaacattttcagatggtgatgctcatagcaaaaatatgatggctaaaataggaaatagatcctatgaagtaaccccaggtttggcagaattattatttcagagtaaaccagatgtaaagattgtatctgatcaagataaattagtatataaagatattttatgcaatactagtgcacataggagagattataaccctacgaatcagattaaaggcgataaagggacaaaatatactaaaattgtgaaacctctctttactgatagtgaattaaaagaaaaaaaacaaggtggttttatgccaactcttaaaactttgaaaaaaaatacagatttcatatactgggatgatccgaatgagttagtagatagattgaaaattttaattgcttcaaaagatgctggcaacactagtcatgacaatgagattatatcaataattgaagaacttaaagaagctggtataataaaataagtatataaaaataaaacctggttacatttttgcttagttctataaacactgttgaacatgaatgtcaacaagtttggtcatcatgtacacaagaaactgaaaatggatagctctgccttagaaaatatctttgatgctcaacataaaatcatcaaacatgttggtacacccattgacccaaacgactgtgctactaaactatatgttgacaaattcttagatgggctctatatacgattaaaaacagtagaggaaacattgttgcagttaaaatcagaaataaatagtctaaaaaggaatatagaaggtgtaagtcgtaaattcaaaaaatgagcaaagatagtgtagtaaatgaaatacataaaaatgttaggaaaaattttcctcgaagacatgttatacttaaagacattgatgatgtatggcaggccgatttagttgatatgcaatcattctcaaaagataattcacaatataaatatattttaacagtcatcgatgctttttcaaagtatgcatgggcatatccgcttaaacttaaaaataaagaaactgtgactgaagcatttagtaagttactagaaaaaggtcgtgttcccaaaaatctacaaactgatttaggaacagaattttataatagttgtttcaaaaaattattacaaaaatacggtataaatcattattccacttattccactaaaaaggcgtcaatagtagaaagatttataagaacgttgaaaactaaaatgtacaagcaatttagcttgcaagggaattacaaatggaatgatggaaccctcgagcacatcatgaaaaaatataactccacatttcacagaacaattggtacagctccagataaagttaatgaaaagaataaacaaaatatactaaaaagatacagactactacaattatcagcaccatcgcagaaacgttcaaaattcaaaattggagattatgtaagaataagcaaatacaaaggaacttttgacaaaggatatactcccaactggtcaactgaaatttttaatatagctcaagttcaaaacactcatccaattacttaccttctaaaagatgcaagacagcgacctattttaggatcattctatactgaagaattacaaaaaacaaaacatcctgatatatatcttattgaaaaggttttaaaaacaaaaggaaataaattatatgtcaaatggttaggtctgccgcctagtgaaaacagttggatagataaactaaatcttttataaacacattttatgttaacaactttcagtctcttattatctacgatactgagcagagttctcttttattaaaaatggagaaacaaccatccaagcgtaaaatgactttgagaagaaaatctaacaatttgaaaacaagtaattctggtgctggttttaagaaaagctttaaggatattgtatctcgcgcgaaaaaacatatccataaattgaaacctaaatgcaaaaaagctgcaatcgaattagctcttgctgctgctaaggaattagcagcgacatcttcagttaatgtaccgcgtataatacccataccaaagacaggtggggttttgccactagtccccatatttgcaggattgtctgccgcgggcagcttagcgggtggtactgctagtatagtgaaagcagtcaatgctattaatttaatgaaaaaaaaatttcaagaactaaagagacataacgagaagatggaaacattgtgtatcggaaaaggattatttataaagccctatggtaatggtttgggaatatacacagcaaaggaaaaaaactgattcggcggctacctaatcgtgctctaagtaacttggatattctaaaaatttcaaaaaatattccttatttcagaggtgtatttatgagaaatgaacttccaaaatatccttttaaaaaagagtgtggtatcatcaacttagatagctctgaaaatcctggaactcattgggtagcctatgcaaaaataaataattacattgaatactttgatagttatggtaatttgaaaccgcctaaagaatttgtaaaatatgtgggagcgaatattaattataattatgacaattatcaaggatctaattcttataactgtggccatctatgtatcaaatttcttattaatttttggaataaaaattgaaaataaatagatgatacaaaaatatgtaagctcatttaaccatcatgtctattacactcacgatcgtgggtgaaaaatctattctagaatcattttacgcccctcctcttattttggaagacgaatatgagtgtggcttagtatatttttctgcatttaattcaattccaaatgtagactataataataatgtgtttgaatatggagaagagaaaaaaagaattcttattcaaccaggtgcttacgatttacaagatttgtatgaatacctaaaagaaagagttgaaaattgtgaattacaaataaaatctaacatcaatacaatgacatgctctttgtactgtactgaaactataaactttaattcagaaaatagtattggacctatgctaggtttttctaacgaaaaactaaaagcaaataaatggcatgaatctacagaatccgttaacattctaccactgtctgtcataaggatcgaatgtgatcttgtacagagttcgtacactaacggttctccttcacatattatttatgagtttgtgccaaacattcctccaggtcatagatttatagaatctccaagtaatgtgatatattttccggtcaaaagaaagataatttcatcaataacaataaaaattttggatttggaaggcaataatataaattttaagggcgaaactattgttttgtgtcttcatttgaaaaagtcaaaatgatcgtatttaacaaaagtaattattataaagagtataacccaactattaagaaagttattaccaaggaaagtgtaaaacaaagaagacgtgttagagtatataaaaaaattcatcagagtaataaacaatttcttaaagccctcggcttcaaagtatgagcctccttcagatcaacgaattacctgaattcgataactctatcgagagttatgaggttcatacatataatccatacaataacagtttcaatgaaaatgatgaaattcggatacctattcaccagcaagatatttacgtgttaccatcagccagttccatttacattgaaggaaaagtttcggtgactcataaagatcaagctggcaaagttcaaaagaaaagtgttgacttcagtaataatgcaattgcatttctttttcaagatatccgatacgaaatgaatggtgttgaaatcgatcgtattagaaatgctggaataactacaaccataaaatctttcatttcaatgaatagcggtgacagtaaagcggctgctgcttggggttggaatatagacggatttaaaaatcaaaatggaaattttaatgctttgatacccttaaataagattttaggttttgctgaagactacaataaaataataataaactgtaaacatgaactcatacttaacagaggtagtactaacataaatagtgttgtcatgggtagcgatgatattgtagacattgatatacagagaatccaatggcgagtaccacatattaaagtatcagatcagcaaagattaatacttttaaggaaattagaaaaagataatcccgtacaaatagcatttagaaattgggatttgtatgaatatccattattgccaaaaactaccaaacattcatgggcgttaaagactgcttctcaattagaaaaacctcgatatgttatatttggtttgcaaactaatagaaaaaacgttaaaaacagagacagcacaatattcgatcattgtacattaaccaatgtcacattattcctgaattcccactattatccgtatgatgctttaaatctcaagtttgaggaaaataaatacagtatattatacgacatgtacaccaagtttcgtcagtcgttttacaaccttcctattgatccactgcttgatcttcatacatttaaagaaatagcgcctttatttgtcatagattgttccagacaaaatgaaaatttaaaaactggtccagttgatgttcgtctggaaatagaaacgtctcaggaaattccaagcaataccagcgcttactgtttaatcataaacgatcgtcttgtggagtataggccgctgagtaacattgttcgaaaactatcatgaaaattattgtggacgttcaaggttttaaaaatgatcaaaattactttctgcctaaagagattgctatagtgtatagtgatcgagttcaagttttgttaataaaaccgccatatccctatgaatggctaacagacacagaaaagaaacaagttaaatggattgaaaagaatagaaaaatattatggagcgagggaatcgtgccttacgagacctataaataccatctaatagatattttaaaaaataatgatatttattgtaaaggccttgaaaagcagttatggttaaaagatatattaagtaatcctaacgtacataatttagaagataaaggatgtcctcgtttattaacattgtatgagttgtataattcacattctgacatatatagttgtgtttatcatccgaccatctgtgcgctgaaaaatgtaacttgtttaaaaaagtggtgtatgaataataaagttttagatgattaaatatgcttgtttaacttccatatacctgcttcttttatttaatttactgattatactcgtattgaaaacacaatatttggtgtaggttgttatagccaaatagttgtttttcatgttgtaaaaatattacatttgaagagtaattttaaaattcaaggtttcttagtacctatctagttatttgctcgtgcaaatagaatgaatatttcgttcttaaaccatgtgaatagtttgttcaaaatacggatagttgattaatttttgcttggatttagctacactccatttatttaatgtgttgttgaggacagtagtttagaattggggaattctgtatcaaaattggtggcgattttggatcacggcgagcgaagcgagcgagcgtagcgagagtgatccaaaatccccaccaattttgatacagaatccccaattcaacactactgtgcactctatagatctcaacctctCTCTCTCTTCAGTCGTTCCTCCATTGCTGAAGAACGTGGTCCTGGCGCGATCCTAATATCCTCGACCAGATTGTTTCCATCAGCTTCTGTTGGtggtctttttaacccccgacccaaaaagaggggtgttataagtttgatgtgtgtatctgtgtatctgtctatctgtctgtgggatcgtagctcctaaactaatgaaccgattataatttagttttttttgtttgaaaggtggctttgatcgagagtgttcttagctataaaatccaagaaaatcggttcagtcgtttgaaagttatcagctctagttacgttactgtaacttcacttgtcgggggtgatctaaatttataatttacacttgttatttacaATGCTCTAAAAGCGTGTGTTCAAACTCCCTCACATGGTCAAACTATCTAGTTTATGAGCGGCAGGCTCGTAACTAGCAACACTTATATTATCTCAGTGAGAATAATGAATGTATTGACTACATGTCTTCTTATCTAATAACTATAGGGTCACAAGCACTAAGTATTTAGCGCATTTCTCAGATTGGCACCCACCTCGCGCGGTATCTATTTTAATGCTACCAAAAATGTTTTCgactatttttataatgtattaattcaaatgaaattgtataattgtttatttatttcgtcattatattattaaaaaaaaaagaaaaatgcatGGCTCAATTTGTACTCTGCAGTTcgtttatttttgtgatgtattgTCAGTGAATTAAAGCGTTTGATCTCCTGTTCTGCTTAGACTACACAGAATATGGACCCTTCGATCATCTGTGTCATTTTTGCAAATAAGCCAATCCTAGGCGTATATGTAACTATACAGCCAAAACTGCTTTTAACTGGAAAAAAAGACAAAAGTATTTTTGACTATACAGATGATggacaaaattaatttttagtcAAAGCTCTTCGCTGGAATAAATCATCATTAAgttcataatttattaataatgcaTATAAGATAGGTCAAATGTGACCCCAGAAAGGAATTGGAGCATCTTACATCGAGTTGACTCCATGCAGTATTATCTTTTCTACCATTGTTTTTGTAAAGAATTTTCTGGCGTAGCCCATTTAAAAATAGATAAGACTGCATAGAGCCGGGTAGCTCGGATTTTTTTTAGTCACAAGTACTATCAATCATTATTTTTCAGTCAAAACAACTGGCTGTTGTTTCAGTTTGACCGGATAAGCGTTTTGACTGTATCATATCTACCAATtaggctgatttttcaatcgcccaatatttatttattttatctgttaCCTTCTTTTACTTGTGATGCTCCCTAACGTTTTCTAATAAACCTTTATAGGAAGAGGATGATTGAAGGTCCATAATTCTTAAgttctttctttttatattgTCACTGACAATACAGGAATGTATGATGAGTGATGACCACCAAAAGAAATCGTTAAGTACAAAGCAAAGCGGTTAGCTGTAGAAAGTGAATCGCTGAATAGATAAAATGTAACCGTATGCAATTTTAATCGAAAATGTTAATGCAAATGggcgaaataaatatttagatgGAAATTctcaattgttttattttaagtcATACCTAaaggcataacgcataactgtGAAGGTTCCTGCGGTAAGGGAAGGCATGATAACGTGACGCGAAAGCTCAGTGATTAgtaacttgtgacaactgtcaccctctCTCAGCACTCCGCTACCGCATAGCCTCCTaagttatgcgctatacctaaACCTACTCAGATTATGGGAGGGAAGGTCGAACATCACTTAAAGACGGCTTGTGTAGGGATGCTACGGCTTGATTATCTACCATTAGAAAAGCTGAGAAAATCCGGCAAGAAACTTTTAGAGATATCTTTAAGAGTTGTTTCAACTGCTGATTTCTTAGAAATAAAACTGGCGTTTCCGATCGATGCTTATTTTCAGTAAGATAGGTATTTGTAGATCAAAAACGCTTGGATATTATTTCTCAATGGATTCGTTAATTAAATGTATAGGTAGGAGGTAGGTACAATAACCACATCGTATGACAACGCGCCGACGGCATTGCGCATGTGAAGATTATGGTATTTAGATGGTATTATATCTTAAAGTCTTATGCTTAGATTAATgacgtacctatattattatctttagaAGGTAAACAAAAAGGGCTTGCTGGGAAAGGGAAACCTATAGAAAGTTTTTATCTTCTTTGGGATAAGCATAATTGGCCACTAAATCGCCAAAACGATGTGGAAACGACGAAGAAGTTAAAATTTGCCACTTGCTTGCCAGTGTCAAAGATATGTCTAAGGCTTTGATAAATCGCTGAGTTTATTGAAATTTCTTCCGTTTTTCTCGATCTGTTTGCAAGATACGATATTCCGTCCCTATTACCGAGATATTTTCTAAGAGAAGCAAACGAAATACAAAATGGCTGTCGCATTACCAATGGAGTCTAACCCTGAGACTATGAACAGATACCTTGAAAAACTAGGAGTTCCAAATAAATGGCGTATGGTAGACGTTGTAAGTTTGGAAGCGGATGCCTTGAAATGGGTACCGCGACCCGTATTAGCCGTTATACTCCTGTTTCCACTCTCCGAAACCTACGAACAACATCGAGCTCAGCAAGAGAGTGAACTGCTAAAAAAAGGGCAACAAGCTCCCAAAGATGTCTTTTATTTGAAGCAAGTTCTAAGCACCGTTTGTGGAACCATTGCGTTGGTACACAGCATTGCAAATAACACCAATAAAATCGAGCTTGAAGACGGACTCTTGAAGAATTACATAAATGATGCAAAAGGACTTGACGCTGCAGGCAAAGGAGCTCTTTTAGAGAATTCTGTCCATATTTTGCAAGCTTATAAGGATACTGTAGAATCAGCTGACCAAGCAACAGGAGAAGAAAGCGAAACTATGAACAATCACTTCGTAACGTTCATCCATAAAGATGGAAATCTTTACGAGTTGGATGGATGTAAGTCTTCGCCGATAAACCACGGACCAACGACCGCTGAAAGTCTCCTGGAAGACGCTGCGAAGATATGCCGCGAGTTCATTGCGCGGGAACCAGATAACATTGGTTTTAATGTAGTAGCGCTTGTTTCTAATCAATAAACTCTGTTTTTCTGTTTATCTCGATAAAGTTGGTGGTTGATctgtaataaaacttttttgtaaATACTTGTTTAATTTTAACATAAGGTAGGTttgtacttaagtacctatctgGCATcgttaagattaaaaaaatagcttttaattttaggtGATCGATCGAATTGGTTCACAATAAACAAATCCTCTTTCTTCGGCGGATTCGCAGCGTCCACGTCTCAATTAAGATATCGGCGCACACTTGCTACACAGCTCCCGCATGCCTTCTTAAAATTCTCTATCTTCGGAAACTAATTAAAAATTCGCCTCGCCTCCGTAGCCTTGTGTTCAATTGGGACGATATAACTTCATTTATAAACGAGCAATCTTGTCCGAGATAAGGGCTGGCGAGAAAACAACGAAGAGCACAACTCGCCACACGCGTCCGCGACGCGACCGGACAAAAAGACAACTCAAACAAACAACCTCAAACTTTTAAATGGAACGCGAGTGAGTCCACCGCGTTAACTATGCCGATACTGGGAAGGACGCGACATCGGTAAGTCACGTCACCTAATAAATGACGACGGCCcagaaataaatatataatattgtatttgtgtaaataaacaaaataatgcgACGGGAACCCGAAATgctttaaatattcaaatgaagcGAGCCGAGGTGAAATACGAAGGTGCGCTCGCTCGAGTTGAGCCCAATTAAATCGGTGCCACTGAGgtagaaattaaaaacaaaaggagaATGACGGGGGTCCGGCGCGCATTTTTCTCATGAGTATTATTAGCGCGATGTCAACCCACAAAAAATGGACTTAGAGCCTTGTCGTGCCCGTGATCATTCTCGATAACATCCCGCATTTTGTATTGTTTTGATAAGTGTGATGCTGTTCCGTTGAGACGTTTTGTTGACATTTACATTCACCCTACACAGATGATCGATTCGGGGGTAAATTAATTTGAAGAATCcttttaaattgtattttttttaatttttccatgCTCATTACTCAAATACGAAATACACTGTCAATCACAACATTGAGCCGAGTGTCCAACAAAACCTCAAACAGCATCGGGCACGGTCATTACTTACAGCGGGGCTGGTGAGAACAGAATTAATATTTGCCTATAAATCAATTACAGACGTGGCGAGTCCGCTTAGCGCTCTATTATTGTACCTTTCTTTAAGGTAATGATAAATTATCTACAAAGGTACGAACAGGTACTCCGTAGGTACCGAGGACCTATCTATGTGCAATACGTGCTTACATTCACTTACAATTCTTAGACTGTTGCCACAGCCAAGGTTTCACCTTGCAATTGTTGTATGAACATTTGAAATCGTATAAATCTTACATTAAGACATTAAAATACTGCTACAATGGAAAACAATTGGTTTCAAGTGTGCAATACAATTAgatacaaaaatatacactCAGAAATTGAAAGTTGCATTAGTGTTTTTTTTGCAAAACGCTTGTCGTTAAACAATTTCAAAGTCAATTTTCTTaaaaactacatacctacttgcacaGTACCATTACGATAACATTCATTAACACCCGTCGCGACCTCCATCCAACAGCTCgatttattcaaacaaaatacatttattttagaCAATGAGGATCTAAGTGCTTATTGGAGATTGCCTCTTACTACTaacagtaaattaatttaaaccaAAAGTACGCTTACATTGCTCGTTGactatattctattctaaacagTTGTAAGAGAAAAAGTAATGTACGGTTTTCAGTCTGTAAGATGGAAGATGTTTGAGTGTGTAAATGATGAGTGGTCGTGGGGATCTCGGCGGGGGTGCCACGGCGGCCTACCGACGCTCATCACTATTCAATAAGTTCCATTTATTGAAATTACATAATTTGTGTGTGAATAATGACGAGTGTGATGGATCTTCGTGGGCGATGTGATCGACTTAAACCCGATTAACTTTTGACCGGCGAACGATATTAATAAGCTGTCTATTCAACACTGCATTGCACTGCATTCATGCTTAAAGTGTTCCATTTGAGTCCTACTAAGTTTCCATCACTTTTTACCAACTACATACTTAGTATCTCCTTAATATCTctatttttctataaaatttCA
This genomic window contains:
- the LOC123866568 gene encoding ubiquitin carboxyl-terminal hydrolase-like, with product MAVALPMESNPETMNRYLEKLGVPNKWRMVDVVSLEADALKWVPRPVLAVILLFPLSETYEQHRAQQESELLKKGQQAPKDVFYLKQVLSTVCGTIALVHSIANNTNKIELEDGLLKNYINDAKGLDAAGKGALLENSVHILQAYKDTVESADQATGEESETMNNHFVTFIHKDGNLYELDGCKSSPINHGPTTAESLLEDAAKICREFIAREPDNIGFNVVALVSNQ